In Trichoderma atroviride chromosome 2, complete sequence, one DNA window encodes the following:
- a CDS encoding uncharacterized protein (EggNog:ENOG41) — MSSWLTTTATLQNVTTLPPEVSLARALEVIQNHKIHMQCDPHMVKFESVPQPSKVVTPTVPTDRGIVAVGEAAYYSVTDKVHTLPAGLWDSNVESINEFVTLEKGVFVRLYSPLNVVMETVWTVRANGNGGVDLIEDVVIKASRLLVGTIKNMCNTNWSTFHGKIVDMMKEVPAQ, encoded by the exons ATGTCTT CGTGGCTCACTACTACCGCAACACTGCAAAATGTAACCACTCTGCCTCCAGAAGTGTCACTCGCCAGAGCCCTGGAAGTCATACAGAATCACAAAATTCACATGCAGTGCGATCCTCACATGGTCAAATTCGAGTCGGTCCCTCAGCCGTCAAAGGTTGTGACGCCCACTGTTCCAACGGACCGAGGAATTGTCGCCGTGGGAGAGGCTGCGTACTACTCGGTGACGGACAAGGTACACACGCTCCCTGCAGGCCTCTGGGACTCCAACGTTGAGAGTATAAACGAATTCGTGACGCTGGAAAAGGGTGTTTTTGTGAGGCTTTACAGCCCTCTCAACGTGGTGATGGAGACGGTCTGGACTGTGAGAGCAAACGGCAATGGCGGGGTAGATCTGATCGAAGACGTGGTGATCAAGGCGTCCCGACTACTGGTGGGCACGATTAAGAACATGTGCAACACGAACTGGAGCACCTTTCACGGTAAGATAGTGGACATGATGAAGGAGGTTCCGGCACAATAA
- a CDS encoding uncharacterized protein (EggNog:ENOG41), producing MSLQVRWPDVSGTKQKALEDAKKMQNAVVESCSKAGKQAPQYELQELVGKGSFGRVYRATAIGTGQLVAVKIIDIEESDTVNPKLADTYTDLLKEINALQLLSDSGARNINHVIEALPVGQSMWMVTEYCAGGSVATLMRPTAPGGLLEKWIIPIVREVAEAIHWVHGQGIIHRDLKCANVLITETGNVQLCDFGVAGVIETKFDKRSTFIGTPHWMAPELFDKEASYGTEVDIWAFGAMVYEIASGLPPNVTAGIDFSRLGSHLKHHTPRLEGDQYSAGLRDLVSYCLQHDVAKRPTIEQVQLHRYVRNTEESHPTSSLVHLVRAFKLWEAQGGDRRSLFSAGGAQGLADLQIAISNDEWNFSTTAAFDQQVLDQGDAQDVYDVYGSKVDFSPEGYDETSRPQKPKSRRRPPPHLPSVKAPLEKIFDPNTISTYEENSRAYYSQLFQAPISDLPLRDEASQPSDVRESLIDLDVSLHGGELSQYVDMDTIKPSDSQASFDYDFDDTSFSRAPMSDPIDLKDNRRTQDWKFPSMAAPATINPEEFKFPPLTTTLPPPDDDRPSLLHHTTEPYQHSSSFGELAPTPSVDHRASVGSLIDLDMSFADSSTDLTRPSTSYSDVGSISGSEIGGTNPFELEKHASLYVMNATNREPSIYISDDSEYSHVLASIPDLSLDEGSKHDESHISRESNVSAFSEGRPYSLSDFADMDPELPPEPTPAPSTPQYPPSLRDYSPRSRSPHSQSPPVQRPRPPLRNLDSSLPPLPATPSSKVMLGQASPEEIRKELRRMAMSLGDHLTYVNSYISTLPVRRKSIHYSLDPDGGAI from the coding sequence ATGTCGCTCCAAGTAAGATGGCCCGACGTGTCCGGCACCAAGCAGAAGGCGCTGGAAGATGCAAAGAAGATGCAGAATGCCGTCGTCGAGAGCTGCTCCAAGGCCGGCAAGCAAGCCCCGCAGTATGAGCTTCAAGAGCTCGTTGGCAAGGGCAGCTTTGGGCGGGTGTATAGGGCGACGGCCATCGGGACCGGCCAGCTGGTTGCCGTCAAGATCATCGACATCGAGGAGAGCGACACTGTCAACCCCAAGCTGGCCGACACTTACACCGACCTGCTCAAGGAGATCAAcgccctgcagctgctgagcGACAGCGGGGCCAGGAACATCAACCATGTCATCGAGGCCCTGCCCGTCGGACAGTCCATGTGGATGGTGACGGAGTActgcgccggcggcagcgtTGCGACTCTGATGCGCCCAACGGCTCCCGgtgggctgctggagaaatgGATCATTCCCATTGTGCGCGAGGTGGCCGAGGCCATTCACTGGGTTCACGGCCAGGGCATCATCCATCGCGATCTCAAGTGCGCCAACGTGCTCATTACCGAGACGGGCAATGTTCAGCTGTGTGATTTTGGCGTTGCGGGCGTTATTGAAACAAAGTTTGACAAACGGTCGACATTTATTGGGACTCCGCATTGGATGGCGCCGGAATTGTTTGATAAGGAGGCGTCTTATGGGACCGAGGTCGATATATGGGCGTTTGGCGCCATGGTGTATGAAATTGCGTCTGGCTTGCCGCCCAACGTCACCGCTGGGATTGACTTTTCGAGATTGGGCTCGCATCTAAAACACCACACGCCTCGGCTGGAGGGCGACCAGTATTCGGCGGGCTTGAGAGATTTGGTCTCGTATTGCCTTCAGCACGATGTTGCAAAACGACCGACGATTGAGCAGGTGCAGCTCCATAGATATGTCCGTAATACGGAGGAATCGCATCCAACGTCTTCACTTGTCCATCTTGTCCGAGCCTTCAAACTTTGGGAGGCACAAGGAGGAGATCGCAGGtcgctcttctctgctgGTGGCGCCCAAGGCCTGGCTGATCTCCAAATTGCAATCTCCAATGACGAGTGGAACTTTAGCACAACCGCAGCATTTGACCAGCAGGTCTTGGACCAGGGAGATGCCCAGGACGTCTACGACGTGTACGGATCAAAGGTGGATTTCAGCCCAGAGGGCTATGATGAGACTTCGCGTCCACAGAAGCCCAAGTCGCGGAGAAGGCCGCCACCACACCTGCCGTCGGTCAAGGCACCTCTGGAAAAGATTTTTGACCCTAATACCATATCAACGTATGAAGAAAATTCCAGAGCATACTATAGTCAGCTTTTCCAGGCCCCTATATCAGATCTTCCCCTTCGAGACGAGGCTTCACAGCCTTCTGACGTACGGGAATCATTAATTGATCTGGATGTATCGCTGCACGGCGGAGAGCTCTCGCAGTATGTCGACATGGACACCATCAAGCCCAGCGACTCACAAGCGTCGTTTGACTACGACTTTGATGATACGAGCTTCTCCAGGGCGCCAATGAGCGACCCAATTGACCTCAAAGATAACAGGCGCACTCAGGACTGGAAATTTCCTTCAATGGCGGCTCCTGCGACAATAAATCCGGAGGAATTCAAGTTCCCGCCGCTCACTACCACGCTCCCCCCACCTGATGATGACCGGCCCTCACTTCTTCATCACACTACCGAACCGTATCAGCACTCTTCTAGTTTCGGCGAACTTGCGCCGACCCCTTCAGTTGACCATCGAGCTTCAGTTGGCAGCTTGATAGATCTCGATATGAGCTTCGCCGATTCATCAACAGACTTGACCCGGCCCTCCACATCCTATTCAGATGTTGGTTCCATTAGCGGTTCAGAGATTGGTGGTACCAATCCTTTTGAGCTGGAAAAACATGCCTCGCTCTATGTGATGAATGCTACAAACCGCGAGCCGTCCATCTACATTTCAGATGACTCCGAATACTCGCACGTGCTTGCAAGCATCCCAGATCTCTCCTTGGATGAAGGATCAAAACACGACGAATCCCACATCAGCAGAGAGAGCAATGTCTCAGCGTTCAGTGAAGGTCGACCATATTCTCTGAGCGACTTTGCTGACATGGACCCCGAACTGCCACCAGAGCCAACTCCCGCTCCAAGCACACCGCAGTATCCGCCATCGTTGCGAGACTACTCTCCGCGCAGTCGGTCTCCGCATAGCCAGTCTCCTCCTGTGCAGCGTCCCCGGCCACCCTTGCGCAACCTCGATTCATCTCTCCCGCCTCTCCCGGCAACACCTTCGTCAAAAGTcatgcttggccaagcttcGCCCGAAGAGATACGAAAAGAGCTACGGCGCATGGCCATGAGCCTTGGAGATCATTTGACCTATGTCAACTCGTACATCTCTACCCTGCCGGTTAGAAGAAAGAGTATACACTATTCGCTAGATCCAGATGGAGGTGCGATTTGA